TCAACTCGCTGATCGCCACCCTGGCGGCCATGGAGTTCGTGCGCGGCCTGGCCTACATCACCTCCGGCGGCGATGCGGTGATGATCACCGTGCCGGCCTTCTTCGAGCTGGGCAGCGCCTCCTTCCTGGGCCTCACCCTGCCGGTGTGGACCATGATCGCCTGCTTCGTGATCTTCGGCGTGCTGCTCAACATGACCGCCTTCGGGCGCAACGTCCTGGCCACCGGCGGCAACGCCGAGGCCGCGGCCCTGGCGGGGGTCAACGTGCGCCGTCTGAAGATCATCGTCTTCGGCCTGCAGGGCGTGGTCGCCGGTATCGCCGGGGTGCTGCTGACCTCGCGCATGGGCCTTGGCGATCCCAACACCGCCCTGGGCCTGGAGCTCGCCGTGATCTCCGCCTGCGTGCTGGGCGGCGTGGCGCTGTCCGGCGGCATCGCCTCGATCACCGGCGTGCTGGTCGGGGTGCTGATCATGGGCTGCGTGCAGAATGCCATGGGCCTGCTCAACGTGCCGACCTTCTACCAGTACCTGGTGCGTGGCGCCATCCTGCTGCTGGCGGTGATGTTCGACCGCTGGAAGCAGACCCGTCGCTCGCGAGCCTAGTCAGCCGCTTTTCCGAGCGCGATCGGCTCCCATGCTGCGGCGTGGGAGCCGATCGCATTTCGGGACGGGCCGGCTCACCGGGGCGTCGTGCCGGACGGTCAGGCCTGCGTCGGGGGCAGGTCCAGCTGGCTGCCCAGGATGGCGTCGCCGGGGGGGATGCCCAGGGCGTCGGCGGTCCCGGCCAGGACCGCCTGGGCGGCGAGAAAGGCCTCCCGGGGGCGGCGGGCGCGGATGCATTCCATCAACTGGCGGTGGCGCTCCAGGCTCTCCTCGGGGTCGCTGGCGCTGACGTTGGACTTCTCGATCAGCATGTAGATCGAGGGCCTGAGGATATGCGAGAGCTGCGCCCAGACGATGTTGTGGGTGGCCTTGTAGATGGCGACGTGGAAGGCGACGTCGTAGTCGCTGTGCAGGCGGCCGGCCTCGCCGTTGCCGCCGTGCAGGTTCTGCCCCATGCCCTCGAAGGCCTCCTCGATGGCGACCAGGTCGCGGGCGGTGGCACGCCGGGCGGCGGTCATGGCCACGTAGGGCTCCACGTCGAGGCGAAAGGCCAGGATCTCGCGCTGGATCTCCGGGTTGGGGGTGGCGTAGCGGGTCATCCAGTCGGTGACCAGGGGGTCGAGGATGTTCCAGGCATCGTACTCGCGCACCTTGGAGCCATGTCCGGAGATGCGCTCGATGATGCCGACATCGACCAGTTGACGCAGGTCGCTGCGCACCGCCGAGCGGTTGATCGCGAACCGCTCGGCGAGATCCACTTCCTTGGGCACGAAGTCACCGGGCTGGTAGCGGCCGGAGAAGATCTCCCGGGCGAGGTGGTCGGCGATGCTGGGGCGCACGGTGTCCGGGCGGGAGCGAGTCGACAAGGCGGGTCTCCACTAAATAACCGCGATGCTAGCTTATGTTCAACATACTGGCAATGACTGGCAGGGCAATCGCAGTTGAGTGGCGAGGGGCGCAGGGGACAGGTCGTAGAGGGGGTCCTACGCCAAGGATGGCGTCGGTAGCGCCCAGGGAGGGGTTCACAGCGCCCCCTCGTAGACCTGTCGACGAATCAGCCCCGAGCGGCAACGCTAACTGCGATAGCCCTGCAATGGCTAGCGAGGGTGAGGGGCGAAGGGACCGGCAATGGCAGGGGGGCGGCACCGGCTCGGGGCCGGCTCGCCTGGCCGTGGCAGGGGCGAGCCCCGGGCCCGTGCGGCGGGTCGCTCGCCGATGCCGACCACGCGTCGGCCGGAGACCGCCGGGGGCAATGACGGAAGCAGGGTCAGGGGTAGCGGCCCGTTCGGCGATTCTCGACCAGCACCTCGAGGATGGCGTTGGCCTCGCGCATGATCTCGCTGGGCGGCTCGCCCCGTCGCCGGCTGCACAGGATGGGGATGGTGATGTGTGTCTCCGCGAGGTAGACATAGTTGATCCCGTCGCGCTGCAGCCGGCGAACCTGCTCGGGCACCAGGGTGATGCCCAGGTCCGAGGCCACCAGGCCCAGGGCGGTCTGCATCTCGTTGGCCTCCTGGGCGACCTGCACCCGCAGGCCGCGGCGGCGGAACATGCCGAGTACGGTGTCCGCCATGCTCGGTCGCGGTGTGGCCGGGAACAGGATCAGCGGATACTCGGCCAGCTGCGCCATGGTCGGCGTGGTGCCTTCCAGCGGGTGACCATTGGGCAGCGCCGCCATCATCGGCTCCTCGAACAGCACCTCCTGCTCGACCTCCGGGTCGTCGATCCTCAGCCGGCCGAATCCGATGTCGATGCGACCCGCCTTGAGCGCCTGGATCTGCTGCACCGTGGTCAGCTCGACCAGCGTCAGTTCGACGTCATCCTTTTGTCGCAGGCCACGCACCAGCAGCGGAAGCTGACCGTAGAACACCGACGGCACGAAGCCGATGCCGAACAGCTGGCGCTTGCTGCGGGCGATGCGCCGGGTGCCCGCGACGGTGGTGTCGACCTTGTCGAGTATCTGCAGGGTATGCTCATGAAAGAACTGGCCCGCCGGGGTGAGGGTCAGCCCCCGGGGGCTCCGCTCGAACAGGCGAGTGCCGATCTCTTCTTCCAACTGGTTGATTTGTCTAGTTAAGGGTGGCTGTGCCATGTGCAGGCGGGCGGCCGCCCGGGTCATGTTCAGTTCCTCGGCCGCCACGCAGAAGTACCGCAGGTGACGTAGCTCCATGATACCTCCAGGGTATGGCTAACCACCAAAACCATATTGGTTCCTTTCCCGGGGCGCAATCAAACTGCCTCCAACAGTTCAGCATGCCGCCTTTCGGGAGCCTCCATGTCATCCGTGATCGAATCCATCGAGACGCAGCTGGTCGACCTGCCGACCATTCGCCCCCACAAGCTCTCCATGACCACCATGGCCTGCCAGACGCTGGTCATCGTGCGCATGCGCCACAGCGACGGCGTGGAGGGCCTGGGCGAGGGCACCACCATCGGCGGCCTGGCCTACGGTCCCGAGAGCCCGGAGAGTATCAAGCGCAATATCGACGCCTACCTGGCGCCACTGCTGATCGGCCAGCCCGCCGACAACCTCAACGTCCTGCGCGCCCGGATGGCCCGCCATACCCGCGGCAACATGATCGCCAAGTCGGCGCTTGAGACCGCCTTGCTCGACGCCCGAGGCAAGCGACTGGGGGTATCGGTGGCCGACCTGCTCGGCGGCGCGCGCCACGCGCATCTGCCGGTGCTGTGGACGCTGGCCTCGGGGGAGACCGACAAGGATATCGACGAGGCCTGCCAGCGCCTCGACGACCGTCGCCACTGTGATTTCAAGCTGAAGATCGGCGCCCGTGACCTGGACGAGGACGTACGGCATGTCGCGGCCATCAAGGCGGCGCTGGGGGAGCGAGCCAGCGTACGGGTCGACGTCAACCAGGCCTGGGACGAGGCCACCGCGGTGCGTGGCATCGCGGCCCTGCAGGATGCCGGCATCGAGCTGATCGAGCAGGCGATTCCCGCCCGCGAGCATGCCGGCCTGGTGCGCTTGGCCAACCGCTTTCGGGTGCCGATGCTGGCCGACGAGGCGGTGGCCGACGCCCGCGACGGCCTCGACCTGGCGGCGCGCGGCTTCAGTGGCGCCTTTGCCCTCAAGATCGCCAAGTCCGGCGGGCCAGTGGCGGCGCTGGAACTGGCTCACCTGGCCCAGACCGCCGGCATCGGCCTCTATGGCGGCACCTTGCTCGAGGGCACCCTCGGCACCGCCGCGTCCCTGCATGCCTGGTCGACGCTCGGCGAACTGGCCTGGGGCACCGAGATGTTCGGGCCGCTGCTGCTCAAGGACGACATCGTCGCCGAGCCGCTCCAGTACCACGAGTTCGGGGTCGACCTGCCGGCCGGTCCCGGGCTCGGTATCACCCTCGACGAGGACAAGCTCGCCCACTATTCGCGCCAGTAAGGGCCCCTGGCCAGATTCAAGAGGAGGAGAAACATGCTGTTTCAAGTGGAAATGACCGTGAAGCTGCCGCCGGACATGCCGGCCGAGCGGGCCGCCGAGATCAAGGCGACCGAGAAGGCCTATGCCCAGGAGCTGCAGCGCGCCGGCAAGTGGCGCCACCTGTGGCGGGTCGCCGGCAGCTACGCCAACGTCAGCATCTTCGACGTGCAGGACAACGCCGAACTGCAGGAGATCGTCTCGAACCTCCCGCTCTTTCCCTACATGGAGATCAGTGTCACGCCGCTGTGTCGCCACCCCTCGTCGATCCGCGAGGACGATGCCTGACGGCACGATTGCAGCCAGCGCCTGCCATCGGGCGGGCCAGCCAACCACAAGAACGAGGATGCCAGCATGACCGTGAAGATTTTCGACACTCCCGAGGTCCAGGACTTCCTGAAGACCGTCAGCGGCTTCGACCAGGCTGGCGGCAACGAGCGCGCCAAGCAGATCATGCACCGCCTGCTCTCCGACCTCTACCGCCTGATCGACGACTACGACGTCAGCCCCGAGGAGTTCTGGTCCGCCGTCAGCATGCTCAACGCCCTGGGGGGCGAGACCCAGTTCGGCCTGCTGTCACCGGGGCTGGGCTTCGACCACTTCCTGGACATGCGCCAGGACGCCATCGATGCCGAGGCCAAGCGCACCGGGGGGACCCCGCGCACCATCGAGGGCCCGCTGTACGTGGCCGGCGCCCCGGAAGCCGAAGGCTTCGCGCGCATGGATGACGGCAAGGACCCGGATGGTGAGACCATGTGGCTGACCGGCCAGGTGCGCGACGTCGACGGCACCCCCATCGCCGGTGCCAAGGTCGAGATCTGGCACGCCGACTCCAAGGGCGGCTACTCCTTCTTCGACCCGACCCAGAGCGACTACAACCTGCGTCGCTCCATCATCACCGACAGCGAAGGTCGCTACACCGCGCGCAGCATCATCCCCTCCGGCTACGGGGTCCCGGAAGGCGCGCCGACCGACCAGGTGCTCAAGGCGCTGGGCCGCCACGGCGAGCGTCCGGCGCATATCCACTACTTCATCTCGGCGCCGGGGCACCAGCACCTGACCACCCAGATCAACCTGGCCGGCGACCCCTACACCTTCGACGACTTCGCCTTCGCTACCCGCGAGGAGCTGGTGATCCCGGCGCACCGCATCGAGGATCAGGACGAGATCGCCAGGCGCGAGCTGGATGGCCCCTTCTCCGAGGTGACCTTCGATATCGAGCTGGCCAGGACCGACGACCCTGAGCTGCAGCATCGCCACAAGCGCCCGCGCGCCAAGGAAGACGAGCAGGATCAGGCCAGCCAGCAGGCCGGCACCGCCAGGGTCTGATCGGCATCTGCCCCTGGCATTCCGCCGGACAAGCTCCGACAGACAGATACGACAAGATATCGAGGTATTGAATCATGACCAGCAAGCTCGATCGTCTCGAACAACGCGTCCGCGGTGCCGTCGTCGACGACGCCGCGGCCGGTATCTTCCGCGCCCATCGCAGCATCTTCACCGACCCCGAGTTCTTCGAGCTCGAGATGAAGCACATCTTCGAGGGCAACTGGGTGTTCCTGGCCCACGAGAGCCAGATCAGTGAGCCGGGCGACTACATGACCGTGACCCTGGGCCGCCAGCCGGTGATCATCACCCGCGACAAGCAGGGCGAACTGCACGGCCTGCTCAACGCCTGCGCCCACCGCGGCGCCACCCTGTGCCGCAAGAAGCGCGGCAACAAGGGCACCTTCACCTGCCCGTTCCACGGCTGGACCTTCAAGAACGACGGCAAGCTGCTCAAGGCCAAGAACGAGAAGACCGGCGCCTACCCCGACGGCTTCAAGCAGGGAGGCTCCCACGACCTCAAGCGCCTGCCGACGTTCGGCAACTACAAGGGCTTCCTGTTCGGCAGCCTGAGCGATGACGTGATGCCGCTGGAGGAGTACCTGGGCGAGACCACCAAGGTGATCGACAATATCGTCGACCAGGCGCCGGAAGGCCTGGAGATCCTGCGCGGCACCTCGTCGTACACCTTCAACGGCAACTGGAAGCTGGGCGCGGAGAACGGCGCCGACGGCTACCACGTCAGCTCGGTGCACTGGAACTACGCCTCGACCATGGACCGGCGCAACTACGACGCCGGCGGCACCCAGGCGGTGGACGCCGACGGCTGGTCGAAGAGCCAGGGCGGTTTCTACTCCTACGCCAACGGCCACATGATGCTGTGGACCCGGCTGCTCAACCCCGAGGTGCGTCCCGTCTACGGCCGCAAGGACGAGATCGAGGCCGAGCTGGGCGAGGCGCGGGCCGACTCCATCGTCAACCAGACCCGTAACCTCTGCCTTTACCCCAACGTCTACCTGATGGACCAGTTCTCCACCCAGATCCGGGTGATCCGCCCGCTGTCCGTGGACAAGAGCGAGGTGACCATCTACTGCTTCGCGCCCAAGGGCGAATCGGCGGAGAGCCGCCGTGTGCGCATCCGCCAGTACGAGGACTTCTTCAACGTCTCGGGCATGGGCACGCCGGATGACCTGGAGGAATTCCGCGCCTGCCAGAACGGCTACGCCGCCCGCGACGCCGAGTGGAACGACCTCAGCCGCGGCGCCAAGCAATGGATCGAGGGCGCCGACGACAACGCCCAGGCGATCGACATGAAGCCGCTGCTGAGCGGAGCGTCCCCCGAGGACGAGGGGCTCTACGTGCTGCACCACCAGCACTGGGTCGAGGAGATGCTGCGTGCCATCGACAAGGAACGCAGCCAGTACATCGCCACCGCGTCCGCCTAAGCGCCAGCGACTGTGAAGAGGGGAGGAGTGACCATGAGCATCAGCTATCACGATATCCAGGCTTTCGTCTTTCGCGAGGCGCGCCTGCTCGACGACCGCCAGTGGGACGCGTGGCTCGAGTGCTACCGCAAGGACGCGGTGTTCTGGATGCCGGCCTGGGACGACGACGACCGGCTCACCGAGGACCCGCAAAGCGAGATCTCGCTGATCTACTACCCGAACCGCGAGGGGCTCGAGGACCGGGTCTACCGGATCAAGACCGAGCGCTCCGGGGCGACCAGCCTCCCCGAGCCGCGCACCACGCACCTGATCGGCAACCTGGAGGTGCTGGGGCAGGAGGGCGATGAAGTGAAGCTGCGCTTCAACTGGCACACCCTGAGCCACCGCTACCAGCAGACCAACCAGTTCTTCGGGACGTCCTTCTACACCCTGGACGTGTCCGGCGAGACACCGCTGATCAGCGACAAGAAGGTGGTGCTGAACAACGACTACATCCACCAGGTCATCGACATCTATCACATCTGATCCGGTGGGGGAGGAGAACGACCATGAGCTACACCATTGCCCTCAACTTCGAGGACGGCGTGACCCGTTTCATCGGCTGCAAGGAAGGCGAGACCGTCCTCGACGCGGCCTACCGGCAGAAGGTCAACCTGCCCATGGACTGCTCCGACGGCGTCTGCGGCACCTGCAAGGGCCACTGCGAGCAGGGCGAGTTCGACATGGGTGACGAGTACCTGGAGGAGGCGCTCTCCGACGAGGAGGCCGCCGAGGGCCAGGTGCTGACCTGCCAGATGGTGCCGTCGACCGACTGCGTCCTCCAGGTGCCGGTGGCCTCGACCCTGTGCAAGACCGCGGTCGGCAAGCTCGAGGGCACCGTGGCCGTGGTCGAGCCACTCTCCGAGGACAGCATCGAGCTGGCCATCGACCTCGATGACGACGCCGAGCTGGCCTTCCTGCCCGGCCAGTACATCCACATCGACGTGCCGGGCACCGAGGAGCATCGCTCCTACTCCTTCAGTTCCCGGCCGGGCGCCTCGAGGGCCACCTTCCTGATCCGCAACGTCCCCCATGGCCTGATGAGCGGCTACCTGAGCGACCAGGCCAAGCCCGGTGAGCGCCTCACCCTGACCGGGCCGATGGGCAGCTTCTACCTGCGCGAGATCACCCGGCCGGTGCTGATGCTGGCCGGCGGCACCGGCCTGGCCCCCTTCCTGTCGATGCTCGAGCAGTTGGCGGAGCAGGGCTGCGAGGCGCCGGTGCACCTGATCTACGGCGTCAACAAGGACGATCACCTGGTCAAGACCGAGGCCCTGGATGCCCTCAGGGAGCGCCTGCCGACCTTCAGCTACGCCACCGTGGTGGTGGACGAGGACAGCGATCACCCGCGCAAGGGCTACGTCACCCACCATATGGATGCCGAGGTCCTGCACGACGGCGATGTCGATGTCTACCTGTGCGGGCCGCCGCCCATGGTCGACGCCGTGCTCAAGCACTTCGACGAGCAGGGCATCGCCCCGCAGAGCTTCCACTACGAGAAGTTCACCCCCAACCAGGCACCCGGGGAGGCCGCATGAACCGCCAACGCTTCGCTGGCCCACGTTTCCAGGACCGGGTGATGGTGGTCACCGGCGCCGCCCAGGGCATCGGCCAGCGCGTCGCCGAGCGCGCCGCCGCCGAGGGTGCCCGTCTGGCCCTGGTGGACCGCGCCGACCATGTCCAGGCGGTGGCGGCCGAGTTGCGCGAGCAGGGGGCCGAGGCCATCGCCCTGCAGGCCGACCTGGAGACCTGGGAGGGCGCCGAGGACGCCATGACCCGGGCCCGGGAGCACTTCGGGCGTCTCGATATCCTGATCAACAACGTGGGCGGGGCGATCAACTTCAAGCCGTTCACCGAGTTCAGCGATACCGAGATCTCGGCCGAGATCACCCGTTCGCTGATGCCGACCCTGTGGTGCTGCCGCGCGGCTCTGCCCAGCATGGTGGAGCAGGGCAGTGGCGTCATCGTCAACGTGTCCTCGGCGGCGACCCGCGGTATCCACCGGATTCCCTACTCGGCGGCCAAGGGCGGCGTCAACGCCATGACGGCGTCGCTGGCCTTCGAGTATGCCGAGCACGGCATTCGTGTGGTGGCTACGGCGCCGGGCGGTACCGAGGCGCCGCCGCGGCGGATCTCGCGCGGCACGCCGGAGCCCCGCAATGAAACGGAGCAGGCCTGGTTCCAGGCGCATATCGATCAGACCAAGGCGAGCTGCCTGATGGGCCGCTACGGCACCCTGGACGAGATGGCCGCGCCGATCCTGTTCCTCGCCTCGGACGAGGCCAGCTACATCACCGGCACGGTGGTGCCGGTGGCCGGTGGTGACCTGGGCTAGCGCATCGGGCGTTCTCCTGACCTCCAACGACAATAACCCCTGGAGCAGATCATGAAGCATATCGAAAAGGGCGTGGGTCTCGTGTCCGCGCCACGCGACTTCATCCGCGATCTCAATGCCGACAACCTCAGTGCCGGCCTGGTGGCCGGGATCTTTGGCCTCAGCGCGGGTATCATCCATATCAGCGCCGGCACCGCCGCCGGGCTCCCCCAGGAGTTCACCCTGCTGTGGGTGATCAGCTATCTGATGATCAACGGCCTGTTCGGGCTCTTCCTGCCGGCCTACTATCGGCTGCCCCTGCCGATGGCCAACTCCATTCCCGGTGCCTTGCTGTTCGCCGCCATCATTCCCGTGGTGGGGCTCAACGAGGCCCTGGGGGCGACGCTGCTCGCCGGGGCCATCGCCTTGGTCGTCGGCCTGGCCGGAATGATGAGCCTGGTCATGCGGCTGATTCCGATGCCCATCGTCATGGGCATGGTCGCGGGCATCCTGCTCAAGTTCGGCATCAACATGGTGATGCCGCTGCAGGATGCCATGCTGCCGGCGGTGGTGATGATCCTGGCCTTCTTCCTTTCGGCGCGCTACCTGCGTCGGGTGCCCCCCCTGGTCGTCACCCTGCTGGTCGGCGTCGGGTACATGGCCGCCTCCGGCGCCGACTTCTCGAGCGTGGAGTTCTCCTTCAGGCTCCCCGAGTTCATCATGCCCACCTTCACCCTGGAGGCCTTCCTGGCCTATGGCCTGCCCCTGGCGCTGATCCTGGTGGGCATGGAAACCCCCGCTGGCGTGGGCCTGGTCAAGGGCATGGGCTTCAAGGAGGCGCCGGCCAATGCCATCACCGCCGTGGGGGGCTTCGGCACCATGATCTCGGCCTTCTTCAACCTGCACAGCACCTGCATCGCCGCACCGATGACCGGCATCTGTTCCGGGCCGGAGGCCGGCAGTCACGACAAGCGCTGGGTGGCCGCGGTCATCGTCGGCATCATCTTCGTCGTGGCCGCCCCCTTCTACGGCTTCGTGTTCAGCCTGATCGAGGCCATGCCGAGCTACTTCATCGCCATCATCGCCGGCCTGGCGCTGCTGCGGGTGATCGGCTCGGCGATGCACATGACCTTCTCCGGCAAGCATGAGGTGGGTGCGATGTTCTCCTTCCTGATCGCCGTCTCGGGCCTGCAGATCCTCGGCATCGGCTCCTCCTTCTGGGCGCTGGTGCTGGGCGTGGGGCTCTCGATGCTCGTCGAGTTCAAGGATTTCGACTTCACCTTCGAGCGCCGCCCGCTGTCCAGGAAGGCCGGCTAGGCCCCGGCGTCTGCCCCGGCATCCTCCCTTGGCCCGCGCCCGCGATGGTGGAGCGGGCCTTTTTTCCTTCGTCGGCACCCTCGGGTGCCGCCTTCCCGTTTCCCCGCCGAGGTTCTCGTCATGCGACTCCACCAGGACTGGTCCCTTCCCGCCGTCACCGCCGGCTTCGTGGCGGTGCTGGTCTCCTATGCCGGCCCCCTGGCCATCTTCTTCCAGGCCGCCCAGAGTGCCGAGATCTCCGGCGCCATGATGACCTCCTGGGTCTGGGCCATCTCCATGGGGGCCGCCGTCTCCGGCATCGGGCTCAGCCTGTGGCTCAAGGTGCCGGTGGTCACCGCCTGGTCGGCACCGGGCACGGCGCTGCTGGTCACGCTCTTCCCGGGGCTGTCGCTCGGCGAGGCGGTGGGGGCCTATCTCACCGCGGCGGCGGTGATCCTCGTGATCGGCATCACCGGCTCCTTCGATCGCATCATCCGGGCGATTCCGCCGGGCATCGCCAGCGCCATGATGGCCGGCATCCTCTTCCAGTTCGGCGTCGGCGTCTTCGTCTCGCTGCAATCGGTGCCGGCGCTGGCCATCGGCATGCTCCTGGCCTACCTGGTGTTCAAGCGCCTGACGCCGCGCTACAGCCTGGTGCTGCTGCTCATCGTCGGCGTCGTCCTGGCGGTCGTCCTGGAGGGGGCGAGCCTCGAGGGCGTGACGCTCAGCCTGGCCTCGCCCCAGTTCATCCGCCCCGAGTGGACCTGGCAGGGCACCCTCAGCCTGGCGATCCCGCTGGTGCTGGTCAGCCTGACCGGCCAGTTCCTGCCGGGCATGGCGATCCTGCGCACCGCCGGCTACGACACCCCGGCCCGGCCCATCGTCACCGTCGCCAGCCTGACCTCCCTCGTGACCGCCTGCTTCGGTGGCATCACCACGGTGATCGCCGCCATCACCGCGGCGATCTGCACCAGCCCGGAGGCCCATGAGAACCCGGACAAGCGCTATGTCGCCGGCGTGGCCAACGGCGTCTTCTACCTGGTCGGGGGGACCCTGGCCGGTACCATCGTGGCGCTGTTCACCTCGCTGCCCGGCGAGTTCGTCGCCGTGCTGGCCGGCCTGGCGTTGATCGGGGCCATCACCAGCAACGTCAGCGCCTTCGCCGCCTGCAAGGATCACCTGGAGGCCTCGGTGATCACCTTCCTCGCCACGGCCTCCGGCATGAGCTTCCTGGGTCTCGGCTCGGCCTTCTGGGGCGTGGTGGTCGGCGCCCTGGCCTACGGCCTGCTGCATCGGCCGCTGGCCATGCCGGGCCGTCGCGCCGCGACGAACGCCGCGCGACGCTGACGCGGGCCGGCGGCGACTCGCCCGGCGCGTGGAACCTCCGGGCTGCCGCCGGGCAGGTTGCGGTGATAGGCTCGCCATCAGCTCGGTCGACAGGCGGCCGGGCCGATGACGGGAGACAGCGGGTGATGGCGAGTCGAGGTGCCTGGAGGGGTGGAAGGAGCATGAGAGGATGGGTCGGCCGGCTGGGCCTGCTGGGCATGGCCCTCGGCCTGACGGGCTGCGCCATGTTTGCCCCGACGCCGCCCCGGGACCAGACGAACCTCTGCGAGATCTTCCGCGAGCAACCGGACTGGTACGACGCCGCCCGGGACACCGAGCAGAAATGGGGCACGCCGATCTGGACGCAGATGGCCTTCATCGAGCGCGAGTCGTCCTTTCGCAGCCACGTGAAGCCGCCTCGGCGACGCCTGCTCGGCTTCATCCCCTGGAC
The Halomonas sp. M4R1S46 DNA segment above includes these coding regions:
- a CDS encoding benzoate/H(+) symporter BenE family transporter gives rise to the protein MKHIEKGVGLVSAPRDFIRDLNADNLSAGLVAGIFGLSAGIIHISAGTAAGLPQEFTLLWVISYLMINGLFGLFLPAYYRLPLPMANSIPGALLFAAIIPVVGLNEALGATLLAGAIALVVGLAGMMSLVMRLIPMPIVMGMVAGILLKFGINMVMPLQDAMLPAVVMILAFFLSARYLRRVPPLVVTLLVGVGYMAASGADFSSVEFSFRLPEFIMPTFTLEAFLAYGLPLALILVGMETPAGVGLVKGMGFKEAPANAITAVGGFGTMISAFFNLHSTCIAAPMTGICSGPEAGSHDKRWVAAVIVGIIFVVAAPFYGFVFSLIEAMPSYFIAIIAGLALLRVIGSAMHMTFSGKHEVGAMFSFLIAVSGLQILGIGSSFWALVLGVGLSMLVEFKDFDFTFERRPLSRKAG
- a CDS encoding benzoate/H(+) symporter BenE family transporter, which translates into the protein MRLHQDWSLPAVTAGFVAVLVSYAGPLAIFFQAAQSAEISGAMMTSWVWAISMGAAVSGIGLSLWLKVPVVTAWSAPGTALLVTLFPGLSLGEAVGAYLTAAAVILVIGITGSFDRIIRAIPPGIASAMMAGILFQFGVGVFVSLQSVPALAIGMLLAYLVFKRLTPRYSLVLLLIVGVVLAVVLEGASLEGVTLSLASPQFIRPEWTWQGTLSLAIPLVLVSLTGQFLPGMAILRTAGYDTPARPIVTVASLTSLVTACFGGITTVIAAITAAICTSPEAHENPDKRYVAGVANGVFYLVGGTLAGTIVALFTSLPGEFVAVLAGLALIGAITSNVSAFAACKDHLEASVITFLATASGMSFLGLGSAFWGVVVGALAYGLLHRPLAMPGRRAATNAARR